In the Blochmannia endosymbiont of Camponotus sp. genome, ATCCTATAGCAGCTATAATCGCTCCTTGTTCATGTCTACATAATAGATGTTTTACTTCAGAATCAAATAATGCATCGTATATTGGCATGATAGCTCCACCTGGGTAACCAAAAATAATATCTACACCTTTGTCTCTCAGTGCTTTTATTATCCACTGAGCTCCGTTCATATTTATTTCCTCTTGTGATTTGTATGAATTAAATAATAATCAAATTAGATTATTCATAAATAAGTGATCGATTTTTAAAATTAATTGTAAACCATATGGAAATTATATATTTTTATTAGATTTAAATAAATTTGGAATATTTATAAAATATTGTGTATTTTATCAAAAATGGCTTTTTTAGAAAAATCCTCGTAACATTTATATTTACGACATCAATATAAGCTTCCGGTGTATCGACGCAATTGTAAAATATAATAATATTATTAGTTTAAAGCGTAATACTGCTATATATAAATAAAATTTCATTTTTTCTGTATATTTTAAACCAGTAAATAATTATATAAAAATTAATCTTTTGTTACATTAGTGTTGATATTTAATTGTTAAGAATATTATATTCTATAATATGTTTTATTAAAAACTAGCAGTAATTTTTAAAACAGTAATTTCCATGTGCTTTAAATATAATAATTTTTTATGATAAATATAAATTATCATTACGTGAATAAAATATAACGCATTTGATATTCTTAAATATTAATAATGATAAATTTTGTTTTGTTTTAATGCTTTTGTTTTAGTGGATACTTTCAATAAGACACATAATACACATTTGATTATATATGTGTGTTTTATTTATATTTTATATGTTACAGATGCGGTATTTTAAAAAGTGATATTTTTGTAAATAATATGATTTGAATAATCATCAGTATATAGATGATTATTGTAGTTTATTGTTATAAGATTGTATATATTTTAATTATTTTGACAATATAAATAAAAACCATAACCGTTTATTTTTATTAAAAATTTTAATTAGTATCGTTTGTTTATTTTTTGAGAAGAACGATATACGATATTAAGATTTTAACTTTTCTATATTAAATATTTATAGATTTCAGTTAATATAATTAATTTTTATATTAAAAAGTGTATAAAGATCCATAAATATATGGGACGATAGTTATTTTTTAAAAAAATATAAATAACAAACACGTAAAAGATACAATATTATTTGCACATATTAAATATGTGTACTGTGAATTATATAAGAATTAAACAATATATTATTTATTTTAAAATTTTTATAGATAGATCACAGGGGTGAAGAGACTTGAACTCCTAACACTCGGTTTTGGAGACCGACGTTCTACCTATTTGAACTACACCCCTTATATTATTAATAATTAATACGGCGCTGCGGTGCGGACGGGATTTGAACCCGTGACCCTCGGCGTGACAGGCCGATGTTCTAACCATCTGAACTACCGCACCGTTATCAATTAAATAATTATTATAGTTAATGCTTAACTAAAAACATATATAACTTTTATTGATAAATTCTGAGAATTTTGTTCTACTGGATGTATTACTTTTACGGTTTACATGTAAAAATTAATTTAACACAAAATTACTCAATATATTTAATTTATGGAGCTAAGCGGAATCGAACCGCTAACCTTCTGCGTGCAAAACAGATGCTCTCCCAGTTGAGCTATAGCCCCACCAAGCTTATCAAGTGTACTGTAACAAGTTTAAAATAAAGATGCAAATTAAAATAATATAATTATAAATTGTTGCTTTATTAAATGCAAATAATTTCTAACATAATGGTTTTTAATTCTTAATGATATTAATATTAGAGTTAATTAATAATTTAGAATTAGTTTAATTGAGTCAACAATTATTTCTTATAAAAAATCTATTGTAATTTGAGATAAATTAATTTAATAAATCTAGCGGTATTAGATTAAGGTTGATAGATGTTTATAAAAATTTGCATTTTTTGATGTTTTGAGTCTATAAAATATTCATATGCACAGATAAAGTTTGATGTTTAATTTAATAATTAAAAAATAGTTATTACATGTTAAGCTCATATTTGATATATATTTATATCTCTTAATATAATAAGCGCATGTTTATATATGCGATAAAGATTAAATAAATATATGAATTTTATAGTAAGAAGTTCAAATTTTTTATAATTTATATTGATAAGATTTCTGAGGAGAAAAAATTATAATTAGACAATAAAATAGATTTTAGTTTAATAGCTTCTATAGTATCCATAGAGCAATAGATTTTATTTAGTCTGACGGAATAATTAATATTGTTTATAGCCCCTTTAGTTAGGGTCTTATTATGTCGTAGTAAACGTAAACTATATTTAGCGATGGTACGTCTAGAATCTACTAAATAGCTATTTGAAGATAACGTCGTAATTAATTCTTTTTTTAGCAAGGAAAAATGAGTACATCCTAGTACTATAGTATCAGGAGGTTGTTTCAGCTCTAACCAAGGGGCTAGAATACTACGAAGCATTGATAAAGATATTTTTTCACCATATATTTTGGATTCAGCTAAGTTTACCAATTCAGATGTGCCTAATAATAGTACCTTGTATTTATTTGCAAAACGTTTTATAAGATTACAAGTATAGTCATGATTGACAGTACGATGTGTTGCTAATACTCCAATGATGCCGTTTTTAGTTAATTTAGATGCTAACTTGATTGCGGGTATCACTCCAATAATAGGAAATAAAAAATGATTTTGTAATATTTTTAATGAAACTACACTGGCAGTATTACAAGCAATAATTACCAGATCTAATCGATGTTGATTTTGTACAGCTTTAATTATAGAAGTTACGCGATTTGTGATAAATATTTCTGAACGTTCACCATAAGGAAAGGCTTGATTATCAAAAAAATATAAATACCATACGTGTGGTAACAATTTGCGTATTGCAGTGTAAATGGATAAACCACCTACTCCAGAATCTAATATTAAGATTGTTGGTTGTTTGTATTTGTATGTATTTTTACAGAAATATGTCATTTACTTTATTAAATATTTACTTGATATAAGTATCATATAAATTGGTCTGATTAGGTATATATCTATCTACGATTTTATTTATAATTTTTTATCTATTTTGGTGTGAACCTTTTATTGAAAAGTTTTATCTTTTAATCGATGATATTATATTGAATGGTATATCCATAATAGTATTAGTTTTATTAAAATCATATATTTTTTATGATTTTATTTGTAATTGGTTAAATATTATCGGGAATTGGATTGTTATGTATTATGTTGATAATATGTAAGTAAATATGAATATTTTCAATCTTCTAATTAATAATTTTTTTTGCTAGCATAATAAGCATTTTTATGCAGAAACTGAGTTTTAAAATATATGTTTTTGAGTATGTATAGAAAATAAATTTATTAAAAGTTCTTATTTGTATATAAGACATATTATGTTAATTTTTGTTTTTTATTCCTAGACTATGACATATTGCATATGTTAAATCTGATCTATTAAGAGTATAGAAATGAAAATTTCTTACTCCTTCTTTAATAAGAATTCTAATCATATCTATTGCTACAAATGTTCCAATCATTTTTTGTGTTTTTAGATCGTGGTCTAACCCGTTAAAAATTACGTACATCCAATGTGGTATTTTAACTTTAGTAAAAGTAATAAAATTTTGTACTTGACGAAAATTGAAAATAGGTAATATTCCGGGAATAATTTCTATATCAATTCCAACAGATACACAAAGATCTCTAAATCTTAAATATTGTTCTACATCAAAAAAAAATTGAGTGATGGCACGATTAGCACCAGCATCTATTTTTTTTTTCAAATTAATTAAATCTGATTGTGCGTTTTTTGCTTCTGGATGTACTTCTGGGTAAGCGGCTACGGAAATATCAAAATTTCCAACTTTTTTTAATAAATACACCAAATCTGCAGCATACATAGATGATTGATGATTTTTGTTGATTTGATCACCTCTTAGTGCAACAATGTTATGGATACCATTGTTCCAGTATTCTTGAGCAATGATTTGTAATGCTTGGGGGGTTTCATTAATACATGTTAAATGAGGAGCTACTACTAATCTAGTATGTTTTTTTATATCATTAATTGTTTTGTTGGTATAATCTCGTGTTCCGGAATTAACACTATACGTTACAGAAACAAACACAGGATTTAGTTTACTTAATTTTTTTATAGTTTTACATAATATTTTTTTCATTTCATTGGTACGTGGAGGGAAGAATTCAAATGATACATTAATATTGCCGTTTAACTCTGCTAAATGTTGATTTAATATTTTTTGTTGAGCAGCATGGAACATACTCATATTTTCCTCTCGTAAATTTGTAAAATAATATGCATAATATGTTATATATTCCATACTACAAATAAGCATTATTATATTTACTATTTAAAGTTATATTTTTATAAAGAATTTTTTTGTATTTAAGTTATATGAAAGAGTGGTGTCTGCTTATTATAAACAGTATTTTTTAAAGTAATAAGTCAAAACAATGTTATTGTTATTTTGAGTTCTATGTTTATAGCAATTATATGCTCTCTAGTTAGGGCCTACATACCTAAAGTGTGTATTAAATAAATTAATGATGTATATTTTACATCAATTTTTATGTGTTAAATATGTTATTTTTTAAATTTTATAGATGTTTAATTGATTACTAAAGTTTGTAATAATATTTCTATACGTTCATTAATTATTTTGTTTTTATTAATAAGTATACGTATTGATGCGCCATTAATATGGGAATATTTTATCGTATTGATGTAAATGCTTGCGCTAAGTCAGCGATAAGATCATCACTATCTTCTAGTCCTACTGAAACACGAAGCAACATATCATTAATGCCAGCACGTTTTAGAGTGCTTTCCGGCATAGCAGCATGCGTCATAGTAGCTGGATGGGCAATTAGACTTTCTACACCTCCGAAAGATTCTGCTAATGTAAATAATTTTAATGATTGCAAAAACTGTAGCAACATATTTTTAGTTCCTTTTAGTTCGAAACTAAATATCGATCCAAATCCACTTTGTTGTTTACAAGCAATATTATGTCCAGGATGAGTAGATAATCCTGGATAGTATAGCTTATTGATTTGAGATTGTTGTTGACAGAAAGAAATAATGCTTTCAGTATTTTTTTGTTGTTGATAGACTCGAGGCATTAAAGTGCGCATACCACGTAATAATTGATAGCTATCAAAAGCGCTGCTGGTAATTCCAAGTGTGTTGCCCCACCAAGCTAATTTATCGGAAATATATGTATCTTTAGATATTACCGCTCCTGCTATTAAATCTGAATGTCCGTTTAGATATTTACTACAAGAATGTATTACTAAGTCTGCGCCTAGAATTAATGGATTTTGAAAAACTGGAGTCATAAATGTATTGTCTACGACACATAATATATTTTTTTGAAGTTTACAAATATTGTAAATATCTACTATTCGGAGCATAGGATTACTTGGAGTTTCTATAAAAATTAATTTAGGTTTATATACTAACGACTCTAGTAATATTTTTGTGTCATTTTGATCGATAAATAGTACCTTACATATGCCCTTTTTATGTAATGCATCTAATAGTCGGTAAGTTCCTCCATAGCAATCATGAGGCGCTATTAATAAATCATTTGGTTCAAGAAAAGCGGAGCATATCAAATAAATAGCAGACATACCGCTACTTGTCATAATTGTATTTTTTCCATATTCTAAATCTGATAAAGTCTGTTGAGCTACATCTCGAGTAGGATTTTTGCGTCGTGAATAATCATACAGACGTGGCTGATTTAATCCAAAAAAATTATAAGTAGTTGAGAGAGTAATAGGAGGCACAACACATCCATGTTGTTCATCAATATTCAAACCGCTTCTAACACTGATTGTAGATTTTTTAATTTTCATAATAAATAATTAACTTGATCATTTGTACTCCTCAAAATACCATTAATATCATTAATATACTAATGTTATTTATGTATCTGATAATATTTTCTATATATTTATTATTTATGATGACTAAAATAACAAATTTATTTTGATTTTAATTATATGTAGTAGTAATAGTAATGAAATTTGATAATGTATGCTGTTTTTGCTCCGTAATATATTTTGTTAGCTACATACTATGTAGCGTGCAAATTCAGATGTAATAACGTATGTATTTATGTTTTCTTCGTTTTTTTATTAATAGGTAAAAATTTAGAGTTAATAGCAATATTAAAGCGTTTATTAAAAAGATTTACACGGCCTCGTGTATCTACTATACGTTGTGTACCTGTATAAAACGGATGACATAGATTACAAACGTCTAAATTTAAGTTGCGATTTAAAGTTGATTTAGTATTAATAATATTTCCACACGAACAATGTGCAGATATTTCACTATATTTTGGGTGAATATTTTTCTTCATGGTATATTCTCGTATTCAGTAATACTGTATTTTTAATAGTTGATAAAATATTGTAACACATGATAAAAATAATAAATTTTATTCTATGGAATTTAATAAATTCAATGTTAACATGTTCATAGTTAAACAATTAAATCTGTTAATTATGTATGCATGTACATGTGTAAAAATAAATGAAGAAATAAATTAATAACTTTTAAATATCTATTGACAATAGATGTTATTTTTATTTTATATAAAATTTTTATAAAAATTAATAATATTTATGTATTTTTTAGGCGCAATGCATCTAAATTTTAGGAACACTGTTATATACTATAAAAACTATGTTGTACTGTAATAGGATTAAATTAGTTTATAATTTATTATGATTATATTTATCAAATATAATCATATATTTTTGAGTTAAGAATTACTGTTGTTTTGGTTAGAAATAATTACATTTATGTTTAACTAAATATAAAGTTTGTTGTTTGTTTGATGTTGTATATAAATATTTATTTGGTTAATAACTATACTATTATTGAAACAATATTTATACCTACAATTATTCATTAATATTAGGGACATAACCATGTTAGAATATATTATGTATGCAATATTATTGTAATAATTAATAAAACTGTAATTATATTAAACTTTTTAAGTATACTAAAATATCGACTCTTAACAGATAATTATTCGTATAAGTATTTTTATCAGATATATAAAAGCTAATATATAAATTAGAGTAATAATGGTATTCATATTATAGTCTTCTTGATGAAGATTAAATAGACTATTTGTAATTAGGTTATATTAGATATATAAAACTTCAATAAGTTCTAATTTAGTGTGGGTAAAAATATTTATTTCATTTATATTGAAATTTTGTTTCTAATAATTTTTAGAAGTTATTGTGCGCTTTTATTATGTTAGTTTTATTAGGTAAAAATAGTAACGTAAGATCCGTTATGGTCATAATATTTATAAAAAATTATAATTAAATATCTGGGTTTATATTATCGCTAATAGGTTTTTAATGATAATGTCAATCATTAAAAGAACTTTGATTTAATCGTTTAATTTATTACTATAGGTTGTTAACTCGTGAATTTTTGTATATATGATTAGAAATGTCGATACGAATAAATAATGTATATAATTCATTAATTGAATTATGCATAAGCTTATAAACGAGAAAGCTTATGCATGTAGGATATTTACATAATCACAACAACCTTAAAATAATTGCTGGGATGCATAATTTTAGTATAATAAATTGTTGTTGAAGTAAAAAATAAATACTTTTGAAGATGTTATATTGATTTTAGAAAAAGTTTTATATATCAGTACTATATCGTGAATCTTATAAAAATAAGGTAAAAATATATGCATGTTTTAATTTAATATTGATGTTGATCTCTTAATGAATAACTTAAATAAATTTAAATAATTTAAATATAGGTCGACTTTATGTCTACATGGGTTGTTGGAAAAATTATTGAAGTGAAACGCTGGACAGATAAATTATTTAGTCTGATTGTGCAAGCACCAGTGAATACATTTATTGCTGGACAATTTACTAGAATAGGAATATGCGTAAATAGCATGATTATGCAGCGTGCTTATTCATATCTTAATGCTCCTAACAGTCCCAATTTAGAATTTTATATAGCTACTGTCTTAGAAGGTAAATTTACCCCATTGTTGCGTGATTTACGTTCTGGTGATACTATTATGCTTACTAAAGAAGCATATGGACATTTTATACTTGACGAAATTCCAAGTTGTAAAAATTTATGGATGTTGGCTAGTGGGACAGGAATTGGTCCATATCTATCAATACTTGAGGATCATAACGAAAGATTGAATCAATTTTCAAATATTGTGTTGGTACATGCAGTACGGTTTTATAAAAATTTAAACTATTTATCTCGAATGAAAAAATTAAAAAATATTTATTCTAGTAAATTACGTGTGCAAACAATTATAAGTCAAGAAGAATTATCTGGTTCTCTTTTTGGACGTATACCTACTTTAATAGAAAATAATTCTTTAGAAAAAAAAGTGGGATTAAATTTGGATGTTAGCAATAGTCATGTAATGTTATGTGGTAATCCGCAGATGATATCTGATACTAAAGAGGTATTGAAAAAAAAATACGGAATGAAAGATCATATGCGACGCAATCCAGGCCATATTACTCAAGAACGTTATTGGTGATAACAAATAATAATATATACATTATTATATAATGAATATTATGTATTATAACTTATAGCGTATTTTAAATTAATTATTCAAACCATCGCAATTTTTAGCATTAACATGCTGTAATGCATGTCTTATTATGTTTGCAAATATGTGAATTTATCATCGTACAATATATGTTTGATCTATTTTTTGTTTATGTTGTTAATATTGATGTAGATGATTATCATATAGAGGGATTGTAATAATAGGAGAGACGATATGAGACGCCTATTAGTAATAGGAAACTGGAAATTAAATGGTAACAAAAATACCATAACTAATCTAATTGTTAGATTAGTTATGGCGTGCGCTAGTATTTCCAAATGTAGTGTGGCTGTTGCTCCTCCTGTGATGTATTTAGATTTAGTTATGCGTTATTTAACAAATAGTAATATTTGGATGTGTGCGCAAGATGTTGATATTCATATATCTGGAGCATTTACCGGCGATGTTTCTGCAGCAATGTTGCAAGACCTAAATACCCGATATGTTTTGATCGGTCATTCTGAACGAAGAATACATCATAAAGAAAACGATGCATATATTGCTAAAAAGTTTTTTATCTTAAAAAAGATTGGATTAATTCCTATCCTATGTATAGGAGAAAATAAAAGAGAATATGATGCTGGTCAGACTCAATCAGTATGTCTTAATCAGATTAAGTCAGTCATTAAATTACTTGGTGTAGAGGCGTTTAAAGATTCAGTTATTGCGTATGAGCCTATATGGGCAATAGGCAGCGGTATGAGTGCGTCCCCAGAAAGTGTACAAATAGTTCATAAATTAATTCGAAATTATATTGCAAATTATAATGTATCTATAGCCAATAAAATAGTAATCCAATACGGAGGGTCTGTGACACCAGAAAATGTTACTCAATTTCTTAATCAAAAAGACATTGATGGTGTGCTAGTAGGATCTGCTTCTTTAAATGCAGATAGTTTTTCTATGATTGTGCGAGCAGCTGAAAATCATGATAAATCTCATTCATTACTTAAATGATAAATAATATATATTGAAAATAAGTTGATTCTATTTGTACAACAGACGGATTGTATTTTTCAGAAACTAATAAATAACAATAGATACAACTTTGTATATGGGTTTATATAGCATATAAAATTGAAATGTATACTACATTGTAATTTTAATATAGCATAGAGTTGAGTGATAGTGATTATTTAAATTTAAAATAGTTTTTTAGCTGTTTTTAGTAAATCTTGACGAAATGGACGTTGCATATGTTGTATTGCATCGTTAATGTCATGGTGTACTAGTTTTTCGTTTTGTACCCCAATGCAACGTCCTTTATACCCTTGCAATAATAGTTCAATAGAATATGCTCCCATTCTGGATGCTAGAATACGATCGTAAGCTACTGGTTTTCCTCCGCGTTGAATATATCCTAAAACGGTAGCACGAGTTTCTCTACCAGTTTTTTCTTCAATGTATTGTGCTAAGTAAAATATATTACAAATACGTTCGGTAATAGTTACTATTGCATGTTTTTTTCCTTTAGAAATACCAGATTTAATTTCATTTACTAAATCTTGTGCGTTAAATTCTACTTCGGGGACTACAATAAACTCGCAACCTCCAGCGATTGCTGCTGCCATAGTTAAATCGCCACAACAACGCCCCATTACTTCTACAATAGAAATACGTTGATGTGAAGATGATGTGTCACGTAATCTATCAATTGCATCAACAATTGTTTCTAAAGCTGTGAAATAACCAATAGTATAATCTGTTCCAGCGACATCGTTATCGATGGTACCAGGTAATCCTATACAGGGGAATCCTATATCACTTAATCTTTTGGCTCCTAAATAAGATCCGTCTCCTCCAATTATTATGAGGGCATCAAGTTTGCGTTTATATATATTATTAATAATTACTGTTCTAACGGCATCTTTTTTAAATTCAGGAAAACGTGCAGAACCAAGAAAGGTACCCCCCCGGTTTATTATTTCTGAAACGCTGCGACGACTCAATTGTATCATTCGATTTTGAAATAATCCTAAATAACCATCATATACCCCATAAACTTCTAATCCTTCAGAAAGACCTGCTCGTACTACACCTCGAATAGCTGCATTCATTCCTGGAGAGTCACCACCGCTTGTTAGTACTCCTATTTTTTTTATCATATATACAGAACTCTATTATGTTGTTTATTAGCAGAGCAGATCATAACCAAATTCTTATGTAATTTATATAATTAATAATAAAATATACTTGTTATGTGAAATATATAAAAATAAAAACCACATTTAATATATATAATTATATATTAAATTATAAGATATTTGGGTAATAGTATTTTTAGAATTGAATACTGAAATATTATTTTTATATATTTGGTTTATATTGATATTAAATATATTAATTGTATCATATTATATTTATTTGTAATGAAATAGATTAGTGTTATATCTTTATAAGATTTAACTATATACATAGATAATCATATTAGTACAATAATTTCAATTGTGTTAACAATATAATTAAATTGTTTTCAAGACTAAAAATATAAGAAGAAACATATATTTTTTAATTATATAGCTAATATTTTAGCTATATAATTATTTTAATTTCTGATAAATAAAGTATTTAATTTTATTGTATATGTTATGTGGAAATAAATTACGTACAGATTATATCATATCTTTATTTGCAGTGAATATTATTAATTTTTGTTTATCAAAATATTTTTATTGCGCTATGTAGTTAATACTTGCTCAAAAAATTATGTATTTTCATTTTTATGCAGTAAATTATTGTGATTTTTTAATTTTCTTACAAGTCTGGCAGGTTTTCCTGTCACTGTAGCATAAGGTGGTACGGAATGTAGTACAACAGATCCAGCCCCAACTTTAGCTCCGTATCCTATTTCAATATTACCTAAAATAATGGCACTGGCCCCAATCATCACTCTTTGCCTAACTTTAGGATGACGATCGCCATTTATTTTACCAGTTCCTCCTAAAGTAACAGATTGCATTATAGATACATTATTTTCTATAATTGATGTTTCTCCTATTACTACTCCAGTGGCATGATCTATCATAACACCGCATCCAATACTTGCAGCGGGATGAATATCGACATTAAAAGCAGCGGAGATATGATTATAAAAATACATAGACAATTCTTGACGATTATTATGCCATAACCAATGAGAAATACGATGTGCTTGCAATGCATGAAATCCTTTAAAGTATAGAAAAGGAGTAAAATACTTAGTTACAGATGGATCGTTCAAATGTATTGCATAAATATCTCGTGCTGCAGCAGTAATTATGTTTTCGTCAGAATTATATATGTCTTCTAATATTTTGATTATATCAGTTATAGGTATATCTACATTATTCAATTTTTTAGATAGTATATGAATTAGCGCATTCTTAAAATTTTTATGTTTTAATATAGTAGTATATATAAAATTAGCCAATATAGGTTCGGATTCGGTTAATAATTTCGCTTCAACCTTAATATTATTCCAAACTATTTCTAATATATTTAAAGGCATAAGCTTACCTTATTTTCATAACATGAAGAATAACTAAAATAGATATATTATTAATTATTTTAGTTATTAAATTTTTTTTCTTTTTTGTGTACGTTGTAATAAAGAATAAGCCGCATCATGAACATTTTTATTTTGATATAATATTTGATATATTTGTTCAGTAATGGGCATATCTATTTTATATTTAATAGATAACTCATATACTTCTTTTGTGTTTAAGAATCCTTCTATTATTTGCCCAATATTTTTTTGGGCATGATGTATATTTAAACCCTGTCCCAAAAATATTCCAAATCGACGATTTCGTGATTGATCATCAGTGCAAGTCAATACTAAATCTCCTAACCCGGCCAATCCCATGAAAGTTTCTGGTATTGCTCCAATTGCTGTTCCGAGACGCGACATTTCTGCTAAACCTCGTGTAATTAGTGCTGTTCGTGCGTTGGATCCAAATCCTATTCCATCAGAAATACCTGCTCCAATAGCAATAATATTCTTTACTGCTCCCGCTATTTGAGTACCAATAGTATCAGTATTAACATATATTCTAAAATTTTTGTTGCAATGCAGTATATTTTGTAAATCATAATTTAATATTGCATCGGTGGAAGATAATGTTATTGCAGTAGGCAATCCTATAGCGAGTTCCTTAGCAAAAGTTGGACCAGAAATAATTGCAATAGGCACATTATTTCCTAAAATGTCACGTGTCACGTCTTTTAGAAAACGGCCAGTTTTGGGTTCTAATCCTTTAGATGCTATGATAATACGAGTATTTTTTTTTAACTTTGGTTTTATTTGCATTAACACATGACTAAATATATGACTTGGTACTGCAATTAATAAATTTAAGCAGGTAGCTAAGGTTACTGATAGAGATGTTTCTAAATATAACGATGGCGGAAAGGGTATATTTGGTAAATAGGCTTGATTGCATCGATGAGTTTTAAGCGTTTGAATGTGAGAGGCATTATGGCCCCATAATAATACTATATGACCATTTCTAGATAACGCAATAGCCATGGCCGTACCATAGGATCCAGCCCCAATTATTGTAACAGTAGGATGTACAATAGTAGACATAGTCATGAAAACTCAACTATTTTATAATACTAATTTTTAGGGTGTATTATCATGTTTTTTTAGAGACTTAATAAATAACATATCGAAATTGATTGGGTCTAAATTAAATTGAGGAAAAGTTCCTCTAGACACTTGGCTACTTATGCATTCACTAGCGTAAGGGAACAAAATACCTGGACAATATGCACTGAGACAATGTCTCATTTGTGTTTGATTAAGTCCTAAAATATTAAAAATTCCAGCTTGTTTTACTTGACACAAAAAAGCTGTATTTTCCCCAATTTTTGCAGTAACAGTGATGTATAATACTACTTCATAT is a window encoding:
- the gpsA gene encoding NAD(P)H-dependent glycerol-3-phosphate dehydrogenase, translating into MSTIVHPTVTIIGAGSYGTAMAIALSRNGHIVLLWGHNASHIQTLKTHRCNQAYLPNIPFPPSLYLETSLSVTLATCLNLLIAVPSHIFSHVLMQIKPKLKKNTRIIIASKGLEPKTGRFLKDVTRDILGNNVPIAIISGPTFAKELAIGLPTAITLSSTDAILNYDLQNILHCNKNFRIYVNTDTIGTQIAGAVKNIIAIGAGISDGIGFGSNARTALITRGLAEMSRLGTAIGAIPETFMGLAGLGDLVLTCTDDQSRNRRFGIFLGQGLNIHHAQKNIGQIIEGFLNTKEVYELSIKYKIDMPITEQIYQILYQNKNVHDAAYSLLQRTQKRKKI
- the cysE gene encoding serine O-acetyltransferase, whose amino-acid sequence is MPLNILEIVWNNIKVEAKLLTESEPILANFIYTTILKHKNFKNALIHILSKKLNNVDIPITDIIKILEDIYNSDENIITAAARDIYAIHLNDPSVTKYFTPFLYFKGFHALQAHRISHWLWHNNRQELSMYFYNHISAAFNVDIHPAASIGCGVMIDHATGVVIGETSIIENNVSIMQSVTLGGTGKINGDRHPKVRQRVMIGASAIILGNIEIGYGAKVGAGSVVLHSVPPYATVTGKPARLVRKLKNHNNLLHKNENT
- the secB gene encoding protein-export chaperone SecB, with product MLESNKSNTLFHIKRIYTKDVSFEAPNTPEVFQTTWNPKITVDLSCNSANIHTNAYEVVLYITVTAKIGENTAFLCQVKQAGIFNILGLNQTQMRHCLSAYCPGILFPYASECISSQVSRGTFPQFNLDPINFDMLFIKSLKKHDNTP